One part of the Marichromatium purpuratum 984 genome encodes these proteins:
- the gap gene encoding type I glyceraldehyde-3-phosphate dehydrogenase: MTIKVGINGFGRIGRMTFRAISKHFPDIEVVAINDLLDPEYLAYMLKYDSVHGRFPGEVAVDGSTMIVDGKRIRLTAERDPANLKWNEAGVELVIESTGFFLTAEACQKHLDAGARKVVQSAPSKDATPMFVFGVNHQEYAGQTIVSAASCTTNCLAPVAKVLNDNWGVKRGLMTTVHAATASQKTVDGPSMKDWRGGRGILENIIPSSTGAAKAVGKVLPALNGKLTGMSFRVPTSDVSVVDLTVELEAPADYDAICAAMRKAAEGEMAGVLAYTEDKVVSTDFRGFNAPSIFDATAGIALDPTFIKVVSWYDNEFGYTCNMLRLVEYVANN; the protein is encoded by the coding sequence ATGACAATCAAAGTCGGTATCAACGGGTTCGGTCGTATCGGTCGGATGACCTTCCGGGCGATCTCCAAGCACTTCCCGGACATCGAAGTGGTGGCGATCAACGACCTGCTCGACCCCGAGTACCTGGCCTACATGCTCAAGTACGACTCGGTGCACGGTCGCTTCCCCGGCGAGGTCGCGGTCGACGGCTCGACCATGATCGTCGACGGCAAGCGCATCCGTCTCACCGCCGAGCGCGACCCGGCCAACCTCAAGTGGAACGAGGCCGGGGTCGAGCTGGTGATCGAGAGCACCGGCTTCTTCCTCACCGCCGAGGCCTGCCAGAAACACCTCGACGCCGGCGCCCGCAAGGTGGTGCAGAGCGCGCCCTCGAAGGACGCCACGCCGATGTTCGTGTTCGGCGTCAACCACCAGGAGTACGCCGGTCAGACGATCGTCTCGGCCGCTTCCTGCACCACCAACTGTCTGGCGCCCGTGGCCAAGGTGCTCAACGACAACTGGGGCGTGAAGCGTGGCCTGATGACCACGGTGCACGCCGCCACCGCCAGCCAGAAGACCGTCGACGGTCCGTCGATGAAGGACTGGCGCGGTGGTCGCGGTATCCTCGAGAACATCATCCCGTCCTCGACCGGCGCGGCCAAGGCCGTCGGCAAGGTGCTGCCGGCGCTCAACGGCAAGCTCACCGGCATGTCCTTCCGCGTGCCGACCTCGGACGTCTCGGTGGTCGACCTCACCGTCGAGCTTGAGGCGCCGGCCGACTACGACGCCATCTGCGCGGCGATGCGCAAGGCCGCCGAGGGTGAGATGGCCGGTGTGCTCGCCTACACCGAGGACAAGGTGGTCTCGACCGATTTCCGCGGCTTCAATGCCCCCTCGATCTTCGATGCCACCGCCGGCATCGCCCTCGATCCGACCTTCATCAAGGTCGTCTCCTGGTACGACAACGAGTTCGGCTACACCTGCAACATGCTGCGGCTGGTCGAGTACGTGGCCAACAACTGA
- the tkt gene encoding transketolase, with translation MSSRRELANAVRALAMDAVQKAKSGHPGAPMGMADIAEVLWNDFMSHNPANPQWPDRDRFVLSNGHGSMLLYSLLHLTGYDLGIEDLKQFRQLHSKTPGHPEYGYAPGVETTTGPLGQGITNAVGMAIAEKALAAQFNRPGHDIVDHHTYAFLGDGCLMEGISHEACSLAGALGLGKLIAVYDDNNISIDGEVRGEGDTPGWFLDDTPKRFEAYGWHVIAKVDGHDPDAIQVALEEARAVTDRPTLICCQTIIGYGSPNKQGTESCHGAALGEEEIALTREALGWNHAPFEIPKEVYAGWSARERGAAAEGAWRERFAAYAKAYPAAAAEFERRMAGELPEDWAAQADAFIAGVAAKGESIASRKASQNALNGFGPLLPELLGGSADLAGSNLSLWQGCKGIGKDDAAGNYVYYGVREFGMSAIMNGIALHGGFVPYGATFLMFSEYARNALRMAALMKVPSIFVYTHDSIGLGEDGPTHQPVEQIPTLRMIPNMNVWRPCDAVESAVAWRQAIERRDGPSSLIFSRQALPHVERDAEQLAAIARGGYVVRDCAGTPEVIIIATGSEVALALGAAEALEGRAVRVVSMPSTDAFDAQDAAYRESVLPRAVEARVAVEAAVGDGWWKYVGSRGAVLGIDRFGESAPAGALFKEFGFTVDNLVAVVEGVLQG, from the coding sequence ATGTCCTCACGCAGAGAACTCGCCAACGCCGTCCGGGCACTTGCCATGGATGCGGTGCAGAAGGCCAAGTCCGGGCACCCGGGCGCGCCGATGGGCATGGCCGACATCGCCGAGGTGTTGTGGAACGACTTCATGAGTCACAATCCGGCCAACCCCCAGTGGCCGGATCGTGATCGCTTCGTGCTCTCCAACGGGCACGGCTCGATGCTGCTGTATTCTCTGCTCCATCTCACCGGCTACGACCTCGGTATCGAGGACCTCAAGCAGTTCCGCCAGCTCCACTCCAAGACCCCGGGTCACCCCGAGTACGGCTATGCCCCCGGTGTCGAGACCACCACCGGGCCGCTCGGTCAGGGCATCACCAATGCCGTCGGCATGGCGATCGCGGAGAAGGCGCTCGCCGCCCAGTTCAACCGCCCCGGTCACGACATCGTCGACCATCACACCTACGCCTTCCTCGGCGACGGTTGCTTGATGGAAGGCATCTCGCACGAGGCCTGCTCGCTCGCCGGCGCGCTCGGTTTGGGCAAGCTGATCGCCGTCTATGACGACAACAACATTTCCATCGACGGCGAGGTGCGCGGCGAGGGTGACACCCCCGGCTGGTTCCTCGACGACACCCCCAAGCGCTTCGAGGCCTATGGCTGGCACGTCATCGCCAAGGTCGACGGTCACGACCCCGACGCGATCCAGGTTGCGCTCGAAGAGGCGCGTGCGGTCACCGATCGGCCGACGCTGATCTGTTGCCAGACCATCATCGGCTACGGCTCGCCCAACAAGCAGGGTACTGAGTCCTGTCACGGCGCCGCGCTCGGCGAGGAGGAGATCGCGCTCACCCGCGAGGCGCTAGGCTGGAACCACGCACCGTTCGAGATCCCCAAGGAGGTCTACGCCGGCTGGAGCGCACGCGAGCGCGGCGCCGCCGCCGAGGGCGCGTGGCGCGAGCGCTTCGCCGCCTACGCCAAGGCCTATCCCGCCGCGGCCGCCGAGTTCGAGCGACGCATGGCCGGTGAGCTGCCGGAGGACTGGGCCGCGCAGGCCGATGCCTTCATCGCCGGGGTCGCCGCCAAGGGCGAGAGCATCGCCTCGCGCAAGGCCTCGCAGAATGCGCTCAACGGTTTCGGTCCGCTACTGCCGGAGCTGCTCGGCGGCTCGGCCGATCTGGCCGGTTCCAACCTGTCGCTGTGGCAGGGCTGCAAGGGCATCGGCAAGGACGACGCGGCGGGGAACTACGTCTACTACGGCGTGCGCGAGTTCGGCATGTCGGCGATCATGAACGGTATCGCCCTGCACGGCGGCTTCGTGCCCTATGGCGCGACCTTCCTGATGTTCTCCGAGTACGCCCGCAACGCGCTGCGCATGGCGGCGCTGATGAAGGTGCCCTCGATCTTCGTCTACACCCACGACTCCATCGGTCTCGGCGAGGACGGTCCCACTCACCAGCCGGTCGAGCAGATCCCGACCCTGCGCATGATCCCCAACATGAACGTGTGGCGGCCCTGCGACGCGGTCGAGTCGGCGGTCGCCTGGCGTCAGGCGATCGAGCGGCGCGACGGCCCCAGTTCGCTGATCTTTTCGCGTCAGGCGCTGCCGCACGTCGAGCGTGACGCCGAGCAGCTGGCGGCGATCGCGCGCGGCGGCTACGTGGTGCGCGATTGCGCCGGCACTCCCGAGGTGATCATCATCGCCACCGGCTCCGAGGTCGCACTCGCCCTCGGTGCCGCCGAGGCGCTCGAAGGGCGCGCGGTGCGCGTGGTGTCGATGCCCTCGACTGACGCCTTCGACGCCCAGGACGCGGCCTATCGCGAGTCGGTGCTGCCGCGCGCGGTCGAGGCGCGGGTGGCCGTCGAGGCGGCCGTCGGCGACGGTTGGTGGAAGTACGTCGGTTCGCGCGGCGCGGTGCTCGGCATCGATCGCTTCGGCGAATCGGCCCCGGCCGGCGCGCTGTTCAAGGAATTCGGTTTCACCGTCGACAACCTGGTCGCGGTCGTCGAGGGGGTGCTGCAGGGTTGA
- a CDS encoding thioredoxin family protein yields the protein MVSLETPVCDFGQPAPDFALPGVDGRTWTRDACSGERGLLVMFICNHCPYVQSVRDRIVRDTAELATLGIGSVAIMSNDVADYPEDSFDNMREIAERFAFPFPYLYDADQAVAKAYGAVCTPDFFGYNAALELQYRGRLDASRKQAAPADVRRDLFEAMREVALSGRGPAEQIPSMGCSIKWMEG from the coding sequence ATGGTTTCACTCGAGACCCCCGTGTGTGACTTCGGCCAACCGGCCCCGGACTTCGCCCTGCCGGGCGTCGACGGCCGCACCTGGACGCGCGATGCCTGCAGCGGCGAGCGCGGACTGCTGGTGATGTTCATCTGCAACCACTGCCCTTACGTCCAGTCGGTGCGTGACCGTATCGTGCGCGATACCGCCGAACTGGCCACGCTCGGTATCGGCAGCGTGGCGATCATGTCCAACGACGTCGCCGACTACCCCGAGGACTCGTTCGACAACATGCGCGAGATCGCCGAGCGTTTCGCCTTCCCCTTCCCCTATCTCTACGACGCCGACCAGGCGGTGGCCAAGGCCTATGGTGCGGTCTGCACCCCCGACTTCTTCGGCTACAACGCCGCGCTCGAGCTGCAGTATCGCGGTCGGCTCGATGCCAGTCGCAAGCAGGCCGCCCCCGCCGACGTGCGCCGCGACCTGTTCGAGGCGATGCGCGAGGTCGCGCTGAGCGGGCGCGGCCCGGCCGAGCAGATCCCGAGCATGGGCTGCTCGATCAAGTGGATGGAGGGCTGA
- the metK gene encoding methionine adenosyltransferase: protein MSKDYIFTSESVSEGHPDKMADQISDAVLDEIYRRDPNHAKARVACETLVKTGFVMLAGEITVTDADLKIDYERVVREVVKDIGYDNSEVGFDGNTCGVMIALGEQSKDINQGVDRESEEAQGAGDQGLMFGYATNETDMLMPAPIDYAHRLVKRQAEVRKNGTLPWLRPDAKSQITMRYRDGKPVGVDAVVLSTQHGEEVSERVLQEAVMEEVIKPVLGATGWLNAETKYHINPTGKFVIGGPVGDCGLTGRKIIVDTYGGMARHGGGAFSGKDPSKVDRSAAYAGRYVAKNIVAAGLADKCEIQVSYAIGVAEPTSVSIETFGTAHVSEERIVELVREHFDLRPYGIINMLDLTNHELIKYRDTAAYGHFGRPEAGFTWERTDKAEALRAAAGL from the coding sequence ATGAGCAAGGACTACATCTTCACCTCGGAATCGGTCTCCGAAGGACATCCGGACAAGATGGCAGACCAGATCTCGGACGCCGTCCTCGACGAGATCTATCGCCGCGACCCCAACCACGCCAAGGCGCGCGTGGCCTGCGAGACCCTGGTCAAGACCGGCTTCGTGATGCTCGCCGGCGAGATCACTGTGACCGACGCCGACCTCAAGATCGATTACGAGCGCGTGGTGCGTGAGGTGGTCAAGGACATCGGCTACGACAACTCCGAGGTCGGCTTCGACGGCAACACCTGCGGCGTGATGATCGCCCTCGGCGAGCAGTCCAAGGACATCAACCAGGGTGTCGATCGCGAGAGCGAGGAGGCCCAGGGCGCCGGTGACCAGGGCCTGATGTTCGGCTATGCCACCAACGAGACCGACATGCTGATGCCGGCGCCGATCGACTACGCCCACCGCCTGGTGAAGCGTCAGGCCGAGGTACGCAAGAACGGCACCCTGCCCTGGCTGCGTCCCGACGCCAAGTCGCAGATCACCATGCGCTACCGCGACGGCAAGCCGGTCGGCGTCGACGCCGTGGTGCTCTCCACCCAGCACGGCGAAGAGGTCAGCGAGCGCGTGCTGCAGGAAGCGGTGATGGAGGAGGTGATCAAGCCCGTGCTCGGCGCTACCGGTTGGCTCAACGCCGAGACCAAGTACCACATCAACCCCACCGGCAAGTTCGTCATCGGCGGCCCAGTCGGCGACTGCGGCCTGACCGGGCGCAAGATCATCGTCGACACCTACGGCGGCATGGCCCGTCACGGCGGTGGCGCCTTCTCCGGCAAGGACCCGTCCAAGGTCGATCGCTCGGCCGCCTACGCCGGTCGCTATGTCGCCAAGAACATCGTCGCCGCCGGACTCGCCGACAAGTGCGAGATCCAGGTCTCCTACGCCATCGGCGTCGCCGAGCCGACCTCGGTCTCGATCGAGACCTTCGGCACCGCGCATGTGAGCGAGGAGCGCATCGTCGAGCTGGTGCGCGAGCACTTCGACCTGCGCCCCTATGGCATCATCAACATGCTTGACCTGACCAACCACGAGCTGATCAAGTATCGCGATACCGCCGCCTACGGTCACTTCGGTCGTCCCGAGGCCGGTTTCACCTGGGAGCGGACCGACAAGGCCGAGGCGCTGCGCGCCGCCGCCGGGCTCTAA